The window AAAAAGACATTATTTCTGTGTTTACTCAATTGAAAATGGAGTTACAGAGTACATACCTTCTTTTTGGTAATTAGATAGTCGAAGTCCATCAAGGATAGATTTACAAGATCGTCAATTTCGGGGAGCCAGGTGAGCTTCAATTTTGTGGTCTTGACAGATCCTTCCAGGTGCAAAGAGCCAAATAATTCTGTAACCTTCCCACTCTCATCCTTCTTAATTTCCTTAACAATTGCATTGCCCCAATCCATTAAGGTGATTTCCTCATTGACTGAAATGGACTCTGCATCTGCATAGTCCAGCCATATTCTCCTACTGTAAGTGGTAGCCTTCTCGCCTGCACCTTCGTATTTTTTATGCTTTGGTATGATCCTGACAAAGGGTTTCTCTGGACCGTCAGATAGCGTCAGCAACACCCGTCCTTCGTCAATTACAGCAGTGTGTCGGGGACATACAGGATCAATTATCCTCttattaattgaccaaagtttATCCCATTCCATTAGATTCAGATTTTTTGACGCTCCCTGAAAAAAATTAATCCGTGTTTAAGAAAATATGTTATGTTCTAAGGATATAGTAGTAAATAGTTATAAGGGTAATGATGTAATTTGTACAGGAGGGAAAATAGGTATAAATAATAGAGATGGTGTATCATGCAGTAAGTTAGGAATGAAATGGACTATGAATATATTGGAATCTAGCTTTCTCATCTCAAGACTTAGgtcattcttcttctcatctACATCTCTAACTCAATAAACCCGAAATATTCAAGTTGGTGTGTAAGTACATAGCAAATAACCCCTTTGTCACCTTATCAATAAggtcatcaatcaaatcataaactaaaataaacttgttttacttttataacattttaaaatattaaatacaaagaaTATCTTAGTCATTTAaccaaaataactcaaataatccactctttcataaataaaaaagctCCAAAATCCACAAAAGGATCACCATAAACTATAAGTTTCTCAACCACAAAGAAATCCGACAAGCATGCAAAGGTAAAGAACAAATTCTTAAAAAAcaaaggaaataaaataaaagcaagTAATAGTCGCagtcataataattaatacttcagaaaaacaaaaactaatattatgatttttcttGGTTTAGCATGTAATTCTTGTAGGAATTAAACAGTTAAAATTTCTTACTTGTTCAAGTATGAATTGAATCAATGCCTCAATTTTCAGGCCTCTACGCACAATTCCTTGAACAGTTGGAAAGCGAGGATCATCCCAAGAATCAACCTTCCCATTTTGGACAAACCATAAGAGTTTGCGCTTACTAAGGAGGGTATAGACCAAATTAAGCCGGCTAAATTCATATATCTGAACCTTCCGAACACCCATATCCCCTTGAATCCTGTAATACTGTGCATTACGATCATGATACTCGCTAGATCTTAGAGCATGAGTAATTCCTTCTAAAGCATCCACAAATGGACATGCAAAATCATATGTAGGGTATATCTTGTATTTAGAACCAATTCTGTGGTGTGGAATAGGATTGCATCGATAATATACAGGATCCCGAAGCGACTTGTTAGGATCTTGCATATCCAACTTCCCCCGGACACAACACTGCAAACCCCTTTCAGTTGCCGCTATCATCTCTTTCCACAACTTCATACTTTCTTCGGGAGTACTATTCCTGCATTTCGAGTCAATGCCATCCATCCTTTCTTTTTGCATTTGTTCACGTGGGGTGTCATCAACATAAGCTTTaccctcttgaatcaacttttCAGCCAAGGCCATTAACTGTGGGAAGTAATCAGATGTGTATGTGACAGTTTCATACTTGATTCCCAAGGTTTCTATATCTATCAGAAGATTCTCCACGAATTCATTGCTTTCTTTGGCAGGATTTGTATCATCAAACCGTATAATCACCTGCCCTTGATACCTTTGAGCAAAATACTGGTTCAACAAAGCCGCTTTTGAATGACCAATATGAAGGTAACCACTCGGTTCAGGTGCAAAACGCAAACGAACTTTTCCAACTTCGGCGCCTGGAAGGTCCACTTCAAAGGTAGGCCGACTAACTGCTTTGATCTTGTCATTAGCCTCAGATTGTTCCTTCGCTTTCACTAGGGATTTTCCTGCTCCTTTTTTACCAGCATAAGCTGATGTAACTTCATTGAAGATGGCACCATGTTCCACAGATAGTGAGTTGAACCATCTGACAAGATTTTGGAACTTTTTTGACTTTCTAAGGCTTTCCCATCTGAGCCCAGTTCCTGCAGAGAAAAGAATATGACACCATGATCGAAATATTGAAGGGATTAGATGCTATAAATGTGATAATAACTATTCAATGGGAAAATAAGGTCATATTTATgcataaacttttttaaaaggGGCAAATACACCCGCAAACATTTTTAAGGCCTGgtttgatctagggttatttgaataactatgtggttatttttcaaataaccttgcTTGATGTAGGTTATTGGCAATCACGTTATTTTGGTAAATAGACATTAAGGGTATAAATATGTAGTGAAgaaatattctttaaaaaaaatagagggtattttggttgatgatttgaacaATGAGTAGATTGTTGCTGGTTCATTGGAtagtgagttatttgaaaataatctcattTAACCTACATCGAGCAAGACCTATCAATATTTTAGTGTTTATGTAGGCACTAAATGAACAAGCATAAGAAACAAGTAGCAGTCGTACAATGTTTTGATGATTTACCTGCAAGGTATGACCAAACTAAGATATCTGCAATTGACAAACTATGCCCAACAATGAAAGTACGCTTGAACAAGTAAGCATCTATGTAACTGCACGCCCCCTCAAACTCAGACCCTGATGCCAGAATAGGGGCGTAGTCGAGCCATTCGTCAATCTAGAACAAAGAAAAGGAAGATACAAAAGCATTACTTGGACGAACCAGAACTTCCAGTACTTGATTTTTCGTTTTTGTTAATTCTTTGACATCCTTTCACCATCAGGCGGTGGGAGATTCGGCCTGTAAGCAACACAAAGAGTATGAAAAATACCTGGCAAGATTCATATATGTCGCGGTCATAGAAATTGGGAAAGTTTGCTGCTCGACCAACACATCGGAGAAGCACATTGGTCCCATGCAA is drawn from Impatiens glandulifera chromosome 3, dImpGla2.1, whole genome shotgun sequence and contains these coding sequences:
- the LOC124929113 gene encoding glutamate--tRNA ligase, cytoplasmic-like — its product is MADIEMIKLSYPADTPPLAIISAAKIAGIHLSQDPTLPAGSPPTFLLQNGQNLHGTNVLLRCVGRAANFPNFYDRDIYESCQIDEWLDYAPILASGSEFEGACSYIDAYLFKRTFIVGHSLSIADILVWSYLAGTGLRWESLRKSKKFQNLVRWFNSLSVEHGAIFNEVTSAYAGKKGAGKSLVKAKEQSEANDKIKAVSRPTFEVDLPGAEVGKVRLRFAPEPSGYLHIGHSKAALLNQYFAQRYQGQVIIRFDDTNPAKESNEFVENLLIDIETLGIKYETVTYTSDYFPQLMALAEKLIQEGKAYVDDTPREQMQKERMDGIDSKCRNSTPEESMKLWKEMIAATERGLQCCVRGKLDMQDPNKSLRDPVYYRCNPIPHHRIGSKYKIYPTYDFACPFVDALEGITHALRSSEYHDRNAQYYRIQGDMGVRKVQIYEFSRLNLVYTLLSKRKLLWFVQNGKVDSWDDPRFPTVQGIVRRGLKIEALIQFILEQGASKNLNLMEWDKLWSINKRIIDPVCPRHTAVIDEGRVLLTLSDGPEKPFVRIIPKHKKYEGAGEKATTYSRRIWLDYADAESISVNEEITLMDWGNAIVKEIKKDESGKVTELFGSLHLEGSVKTTKLKLTWLPEIDDLVNLSLMDFDYLITKKKLEEGEDFLDVLNPCTKKETLAIGDSNMRNLKRGDVLQLERKGYFRCDVPFIRPSKPIVLFSIPDGRQQTVVKQ